The following proteins are co-located in the Eptesicus fuscus isolate TK198812 chromosome 9, DD_ASM_mEF_20220401, whole genome shotgun sequence genome:
- the HPDL gene encoding 4-hydroxyphenylpyruvate dioxygenase-like protein, whose product MAAPARRLCHIAFHVPTGQPLARDLQRLFGFQPVAAREADGWRQLALRSGDAVFLVNEGAGAREPLYGLDPRHAVPSATNLCFDVADAGAAARALAAKGCRVLVPPVTVQDALGAATYTVVNSPAGNLSLTLLERTDYRGPFLPGFRPLSSKPGPGWFSHVDHLTLACTRGSSPTLMRWFHDCLGFYHVPLSPGEDPELGLEVTAGSGQGGLRLTALQTGPCGAVPTLVLAESLRGAARGLDQVQQFLAQHRGPGLQHVGLYTPNIIGATEGVTLAGGQLLTPPKAYYQQPGKESQILAAGHEPSQLALQGILLDGDEGKFLLQVFTKSLFAEDTFFLELIQRQGATGFGQGNIQALWQSVEEHAARGQEA is encoded by the coding sequence ATGGCCGCGCCCGCCCGCCGACTGTGCCATATCGCCTTCCACGTGCCCACAGGGCAGCCTCTGGCCAGGGATCTGCAGCGCCTCTTCGGCTTCCAGCCCGTGGCGGCGCGGGAGGCCGACGGCTGGCGGCAGCTGGCCCTGCGCAGCGGCGACGCGGTCTTTCTGGTGAATGAGGGCGCGGGGGCCCGGGAGCCGCTCTACGGCCTGGACCCGCGTCACGCAGTGCCCAGCGCCACCAACCTGTGCTTTGATGTGGCGGACGCGGGAGCCGCCGCCCGGGCGCTGGCGGCAAAGGGCTGCCGCGTGCTGGTGCCCCCCGTTACTGTGCAGGATGCACTGGGTGCTGCCACCTACACCGTGGTCAACTCGCCCGCAGGCAACCTCAGCCTGACGCTGCTGGAGCGCACCGACTACCGCGGACCCTTCCTGCCCGGTTTCCGACCTCTGTCCTCCAAACCCGGCCCGGGCTGGTTCAGCCACGTGGACcacctgaccttggcctgcacccgCGGCAGCTCCCCTACACTGATGCGCTGGTTCCACGACTGTCTAGGCTTTTACCACGTGCCACTGAGCCCAGGTGAGGACCCggagctgggcttggaggtgACAGCGGGTTCCGGACAAGGGGGGCTGAGGCTCACTGCCCTGCAGACAGGGCCATGCGGTGCTGTCCCCACCCTTGTGCTGGCTGAGTCCCTGCGGGGGGCCGCCCGTGGACTGGACCAGGTGCAGCAGTTTTTGGCCCAGCacagaggaccaggcctgcagcatgTGGGACTGTACACACCAAACATCATAGGAGCCACTGAAGGGGTGACTTTGGCTGGGGGCCAGCTCCTGACTCCTCCGAAGGCCTACTACCAGCAGCCAGGCAAGGAAAGTCAGATCCTAGCTGCAGGTCATgagcccagccagctggccctgcagggAATTCTGCTAGACGGCGATGAAGGCAAGTTTTTGCTTCAGGTCTTCACCAAGTCCCTCTTTGCAGAGGATACCTTCTTCCTGGAGCTGATTCAGAGGCAGGGGGCCACAGGCTTTGGCCAGGGCAACATCCAGGCCTTGTGGCAGTCCGTGGAGGAGCATGCTGCCAGGGGTCAGGAAGCCTGA